From Gottschalkiaceae bacterium SANA:
AATCTTCTCTGTTTCTTCTGTTTTCAAATATGAAATTACCACTTGATCTCCAGATTCTGTCAAAGCGATCATTGGATATTGATCCGATGAAACGGTGAACAAAGTGTCATTGCCTGTTATTTTTACCAAGAAGTATCCATCTCCAATTGCCCCAACACGAGATACAAGGCCTGTTGCCTTTTCCAAGGAATCAAACTGATCACTCAATGCATTACTGCTAGATCCTTCGGAAATCAAAATGCGATTGTATGCCATCTGAGCATCACGCAGGGTTTTTCCCCAGGCAACTGCACGATAGTTTTTCACGGATGCCATGGCATATCCTACAACATTCCCACTATTGCCTTTCAACGTGGATAAATAGGTTGGTTCTCCATTAATGTTGACTAGATATGGATATTTCGCCGTATAGCCTGCATTTTGAACCAGCTCTTCCATCAAGCCCATGGCCTTTTGTTCAGTTGAACCCGAAATTCGATTGTATTGTGCTTGGCTGGTCCTGGGGTTATAAATGATGAATCCTGTGGTCGCTTCATCTCCACCGTAGGATGTGATCCCTGAATAGAAGAATAGATTGCCGTCTTTAAACACATATCCAATTCCATCGGTGAATTTTAACTTACCCGTATCAGAGGGGTTCCACCATCCATTCACATATCTTCCCCAATCACTTAAATGCTCTGAAAAGATCTTCATGGACGATACTCGGTCCACCCAGCTTGGTTCTTCCCCTCTTGCAAAGAACTCAACGTCTTTGCTTGCAGGATCTACGATCACGACACCCACTACATTTTTTGTAGACAAGCCCGTCTTATGTGTATACGCGGTGATGACCCATTGTGGATGACCATCTTCATCTTCCTCAAAGGAATAATCCGTAAGTGCAATATCCTTATACTTTGCATAAACCACACGCTTTAAGTCATCAGAAAAATAAGCTGACGGTGCAATCGTGAATTCATTGTCCACAAAGATAGCATCTCCCGTCGTTGCATTCACCTTAATATATCCAGGAATCGATTGATTCTTCATATATTTGAAAAATCCAGAATGCTCCAATGGAAACAACCAAAAAGGTTTCCCTTGAATCACTGACAAGGTGCCATAATCTTTTGAAATGGTATACATGGATCCCAAAGAAGGATCCTTTTCTGTAATCAGTTTTTCTCCAAATCGAATGGCATCCGATTCATCCCAAATAATCAAATTATCCATATCCACATTGGGTACCGTTTCATCAAAAACGACTTCTTCCACATCCAGCATTCCATATTTTGCTTCGGCTCGAAAAATTCCAGATGAAGCAATCGATCCAAATACCAAATAGGCAAGGGATAATCCAAAGATCACACCACCTATCTTTGCATGCTTGTGGGTCATGGCTTTCCGATCTTGGGTCAAATATCCCACCCCGATAAATAGTATGGAAAAAATCATGATCAAAAGTACAATGCCAGCAAAACTGAAGCTCAATACAGGAAGTACGAGCAGAGAAATAAGTAAAATAACAATCGCTCCAACAATAGAAGCTTTTATCATATGTTTCATGGTTTCCTCACTTTCTAACTTTTATGTATTTTGCGAACGCGATTCGCAAGTCGGTGTAAGGCAATACCTGTTCCACCGGTGATACTCATATTATAGAAAATCTTACGCATTCCCTCCATACAATAAATGCTAGATTTTCCCTGTGATAAATGCACAATTGCAACTTTTCACAAGGAAATCTAGCATCCGTTAGTTCAAATCATTTTTATTGCTTTTACTCCAGGCTTTCATAGCGTAAAGAACGCTTTTCAATTTCAATTTCTATATCACTCAACAATTTCTGAATATCCTTGATTTGTGGAATCATATTACGAAGCTTTACAATTTCCTTCTCATCAACAATTCCATCAGATAGAATTTCAAATAACTCAGTTTTAAATACATCCAAAACTCGATTGGCATTAATCAAGCCATATCCAGATTCGAAAAGTGTTTTGGGTGCGCTATAGGGATGGTCTTCCTTGCCAATCAAACAGCACTCCGAACAATACTTTCTTCGCAATGCTGGGTTTTCGTACACCTTGCTCATGGCATGTACCACATCCGGATTGGGTTCGCTCTCCCCATTCTCATATCGCCCCAAGGTTGCAACGCTAATATGTAATCTCTCAACAGCCTCTTCACGGCTCATGGGGTTTGGATTTTCATCATTGTATTTTTCACGCGCTTCGCGATAGATATTCTCTTTTTTCATTTCACGACCACCCTTATATTTTCTTGACCATACAATCTATCTTACCATAAATTAGAAACATCCATCGAATAATCGCTTTGTTTTCAGATATATTTAAGATTCACTTGAAACCCTTTCGATGAATGCATTAGACAAAGCGAGCATGAACGTCACTAGTTCCTTTTGTAAATGCTTGACATTTGTTTGCTGCTTCGTTAAAATATTTTTATCGTTAAATAATATTTATCACGGAGGTCTCATGTGTTTTATTTACTTCGCAATAAAAATATCCGCAAGCTCATTCTGTCTGCTAGTGTTAGTCGTTTTGGTGACAGTGTTGAAACCATCTCGTTCAGCTGGCTTGTTTATCAGCTGACCGGATCACTCTCTCTTATGGGGCTTGTGTTTGCCATAAACTTCATTCCGAATATTCTCTTTGCACCGTTTGCGGGTGTTTATGCCGACCGTCACAACCGAAAAAAAATCGTTGTATTCTCCGATTTATTTCGTGGCTTAAACGCAACACTCATTTCCCTTCTTATCTTTAACGATTCTGCTACCATCCTCATAATCATCGGATTTTCATTTGTCAATTCAACATTAGAGAGTTTTGCTAATCCGGCACGCCATGCGCTTTATGCAGATCTTATTGATTCGACATCTTTTCTAGAAGTGACCGCCATTGCTTCTTCTTCATCATCTGCGGCTGAACTCCTTGGCTTGGGCACAGCCGGAATCATTGTTGCTTTCGGTGGCAATGGCATGGCCTTTGCAGTGGATGCTGGGACTTTTTTCCTCTCTGCATTTGCGATTGCGCGATTGATAACCCCTCCCCGTCCTCCACAACAAACAAATATTGGCCAAACTTACTTCAAAGACATTCAAGTTGGATTTGAGTTTCTTTTACATGATCATCTGATGATGATTTGCATCGCTGCTAGTGCCTTGCTAAATTTTTTCTTTACACCGATCAATGTACTCCTGCCCAAGTATTCTGACGAAGTTCTTCATATGGGTGTGTATGGCGTTAGCCTGATCGAGTCATCCATGACACTGGGCATTATCTTTGGTGGCATCATGGTTGCAAAACTGGGAAAGAAAGGAAAATTATCCACCATGAGCATTTCGGGCTTTTCCATATTGGGGCTTTCCTATTTATTACTCGGCTTACTTCCTGTTTTTCATTTCAGTAATCGTTTTAGTCTTTACAGTGCTTTAGCAATCTCTTTTACTTTCGGTGTGGCTGTACCAACAATCTCTGCACCAATCCGTACCCACATCATGCGAGTAATCCCATCAGACAAACGCGGAATCATTTCCGCTGTCATGGGAACCACTCTATTGATGGCAATCCCATTGGGCGGCGCTCTTGTTGGTGTAATTGGTGATCGATTGACACTCCACGGCTACTTTTTCTCAGCAGCAATTGGAATCTTCATGCTCGCAGGCTTTCTATTCACCAATCACTCTTATCGAGAAATCTGATATAATAACGAAAAAGGAGCGATTTGATGCAGCCATTTTTTGTGAAGACAGAAGAAGAATTTAATATCATCTACCATTCGTACCGCATGAAGATTATTACAGCATTCAGTCAATGTGAAAATCAGACAGCTACTTTTAAGCAGATCGGCGACATGCTTGGTGATCATTCTTCCAAGGTAACATACCATGGAAAAATGCTGATTAAAATCGGCTTGTTATCTTTAGATCATACTGAGAACATACATGGAATCACCGCAAAGTATTATCGGCTAGTCAGCGAAAGCTTTCGAGTCCAATATGGAAAAGATGGAGATTCGATCGTCAAAAAGAAAATTATGAAGCACCAGGCCACCATCGTCCTCGATTCCTTGGATGAAATGATAGAACTCGTTAGCGATTTGAACAACGACAATCGCTCCATTCAAATGGCCTCAAATGATCTCTACTTAACCGAAGAAGAACGAATTGAAATGATAGAATTTATCAACCGATTTGCTCAAAAGAAAGAGAAAAGAGCGAATACGAAAAAAGTAACTTGTTACTCTCTGATCGTTGAACATAAGAACGAAAAATAATCCCCAAAAAACCACCTGAAAATAATCAGGTGGTTTTCATTTTATCCACTTCCTATTCTTTTATAATTCGTACCACGCCTTGGGTGCCGTCAACTTCAATTAAGTCTCCATCTTGAATCATTTGGCATGCGTCACGGATCCCACTGACACATGGAATGCCATATTCTCTGGCGATAATCGCCCCATGTTGAAGAATGCCTCCAATTTCAAGAACAACCCCCGCAGCATTGATAAAGATCGGCGTCCATGCGGGTTCTGTTGCATGGGTCACCAAAATCTCTCCCGCTTCAATGGACTTTTCATAAGGACTATGAAGTACCTTGGCACGGCCTCGTACAACCCCTCTTGAAATTGCCTCTCCAATCA
This genomic window contains:
- a CDS encoding MFS transporter — its product is MFYLLRNKNIRKLILSASVSRFGDSVETISFSWLVYQLTGSLSLMGLVFAINFIPNILFAPFAGVYADRHNRKKIVVFSDLFRGLNATLISLLIFNDSATILIIIGFSFVNSTLESFANPARHALYADLIDSTSFLEVTAIASSSSSAAELLGLGTAGIIVAFGGNGMAFAVDAGTFFLSAFAIARLITPPRPPQQTNIGQTYFKDIQVGFEFLLHDHLMMICIAASALLNFFFTPINVLLPKYSDEVLHMGVYGVSLIESSMTLGIIFGGIMVAKLGKKGKLSTMSISGFSILGLSYLLLGLLPVFHFSNRFSLYSALAISFTFGVAVPTISAPIRTHIMRVIPSDKRGIISAVMGTTLLMAIPLGGALVGVIGDRLTLHGYFFSAAIGIFMLAGFLFTNHSYREI